A region of the Bryobacteraceae bacterium genome:
CCAGGCGGCCGGCCAGGCGCAGCGTGCCGGCCAGCGAAGGCTGGTGCGAACCCATGCCACGCCCCTCTGCGTAGCGGAAGATCTCTTCTCCCTGGAGCACCCGCACCGTGCCGGGCGGATCCTCACCGGCCAGCGCATCCAGCAGGATCAACGTGTCCACGCCCTCGAGTTCCATCAGCAGGCCGATACCCGCCGCGCCGGCATCGTAAAGGCGGGCTCCCGCCGGAACGCCCCGCCGCCGCAGCTCCTCGAGCACCGCCGCGCCCGCGCCGTCGTCGCCCATCAGCGGGTTGCCGAGCGCGGCAATCAGCGTGCCGGCCGCGCCTGCGCCTTCAGCCATTCGAGCCACGCCTCCAGCCCTTCACCCGTGCGGCAGCTCAACGCGAAGCTCCGCAGCCCGGAGTTGAGCGCTTCCACGCCGCGGAGGAAGCGCTCGCGGTCGAAATCCACGTAGGGCAGCAGGTCGATCTTGTTCAGCACAAGCACGTCCACGCCGGCGTACATTCGTGGATACTTGTACGGCTTGTCGTCGCCTTCGGTGACCGAACTGATGAGCACGTTGGCGTGCGCGCCGAGCTTCCAGCTCATCGGGCACACCAGATTGCCGACATTTTCGATGAGCAGCAGCCGGATCGAGTCGAGCGGCAGCATCGCGAGCGCGTCGCGCACCATGGCCGCCTCCAGGTGGCACTTGCCGCCGGTGTTGATGTGGACCGCCGCCGCGCCGGCGCGCTGGCTGCGTTCGGCGTCGAACGCAGCGGCTGACGTGTCGCCGTTGATCATGCCGACCGGGATTTCGTCCTTCAGCGCCATCACCGTGCGCTCGATCAGCGAGGTTTTGCCCGCGCCCGGGCCGGCCATCAGGTTCAGGCACCAGATGCCCTTTTCGTCGAGCCGCGCCCGCACCTCGGCAGCCACCGCATCGTTGGCGCTCAGGACGCGCTCCACCACCGGCACCGTCGTAGTCATGACGAATCGCCTCCTTCGATTTCGATCGAGTCCACCGTGCAGTCCCTGCCGCCTGCCGGCTCGCCGCCCAGCGCCCCGCAGCGCGGGCACTGCAATCCGCTTCCGTTTACCGGAAAAATCCAGGCGCAGGTGCGGCAGCGCAGCGTGGCCGGCTCATAGCGGAAATCGAGCGCCGCGCCCTCGGCTGGCGTGCCCCGCGCCAGCTCCTGCCAGAACCATTCGATGGAGTCGCCCACATAGCCGGTCCACTCGCCCACGGTGACGCGCACCCGGCGCACGCGCGCTCCGCCCGAGTGCTTCAGCACGATGTCGAGCATCGCCTGCGTGATGGCCAGTTCGTGCATCAGCAGATCCTCGGCAACTGCTCGCCGCTGAGCAGGTCCAGCACGCGCCCGGTCCCGAACGCCGAGCGCAGCGTCACCGTGCCGCCGCCCGGCGCGCTCACGTTTCCGATCACCGCGCCACCGGGCAGCAGCGCCGCGGCGCGTTGCCCATCGCCTGCGGCGACGAACGCCGCAAAGCGGCCTTCGTTGGCGACATACAGCGGGTCAAAGCCGAGCAGCTCGCAGGCGGCGCGCACCTCCTCGCGCACGGGGATCCTGGACTCGTCCAGCTCGACGTCCACCCTGCCGGCGCGGGCAATTTCGATCACCGCGGAGGCCAGCCCGCCGCGCGTGAGGTCGCGCATGCAGTGCACGCGGACGCCGTGGCGCAGCAGCGCCAGCGCCTCGCGGTGCACCGGCGCGGAATCGGACAGGATCGGCGGGTCGAAGGAGAGTCCCTCGCGCGCGCTCATCACCGCGATGCCGTGCCGTCCGATGTCGCCGGAAAGAACGATCTCGTCGCCTTCCGCGACGCGCCAAGGCGCCAGCTCGCCATCGTGAATCAGCGCGCCGATGCCGGCGGTGGTGATGTAAAGCTGGTCGGCGCGGCCGCGCTCCACCACCTTCGTGTCGCCGGTGACGATGCGGACGCCCGCGCGCCGCGCCGCTTCCGCCATCGAAGCGGCCACGCGGCGCAGCACATCCAGTCTGAGGCCTTCTTCCAGGATGAACGCCGCCGAAAGCGCCAGCGGCTCGGCGCCCATCATGGCCAGGTCGTTCACGGTTCCATGCACGGCCAGCGAGCCGATGTCGCCGCCCGGGAAAAACGGCGGGCTCACCACGAACGAGTCCGTGGTGAAGGCCAGGCGCCTCGAGCCCAGCGTCAGCGTCGCGGCGTCGGTTTCATGCTCCGGCCGGAGCTGCGGCACGAAGATCTGCTCGATCAGCTCGCGCATCAGCCGCCCGCCGCCGCCGTGTGCCATCAGCACGCGCTCGCGCTCGGGCGCCGGGGCAGGGCAGGCGAGGGAAAAGTCAGGCATGCTTCCTCCCATAGCGATAGTAGGCGGCGCAGGCGCCTTCGCCTGAAACCATCGGCGCGCCCAGCGGGTGTTCGGGCGTGCACTCGCAGGCGAAGGCGGGACATTCGGTGGGACGTTTCGCCCCCTGCAACACGAGGCCGCTGATGCAGACGTCGGATTCTTCCACGTGGCCCGTTGCAAGCTCAAAGCGGAGCTCGGCATCGAAGTCCGCCCACTCCGGGCGCAGCTTCAGCCCGCTGCGTGGAATCATCCCGATGCCGCGCCAGCGGCGGTCCACGGGCTCAAAGATCTCTCTCACCAGCGCCCGCGCCGCCGGGTTTCCTTCGCGCCGCACCGCGCGGGAATACTGGTTTTCCACTTCCGCCCGGCCCGCTTCGAGCTGCCGGACGCACATCAGCATTCCGAGCAGCAGGTCGGCGGGTTCGAAGCCGGTGACGACGATCGGGACGCCGTATTGGCGCGCAATCGGCTCATAGTCTTCGTACCCTTCCACCGTGCACACATGGCCCGCCGCCAGCACGCCCTGAATGCGGTTGTCCGGCGCGCCCAGAATCGCCCGCAGCGCCGGCGGGACCAGCACATGCGCGGAAAGAATCGAGAAATTCCGCACGTTCCGCTGCCGCGCCTGCCGCAGCGCAAGAGCCACGCCGGGCACGGTCGTCTCAAAGCCGACGGCGAAAAAGACAACCTGCTCGCCGGGGCGGCCTTCAGCCAGCCGCACGGCGTCCAGCGGCGAATAGACCGGGGCCACGCGGGCGCCGCGGGCCCGGGCTGAAAGCAGATCCGTCTTCGACCCCGGCACGCGCAACATGTCGCCGAACGACGCCAGCACCACGCCCGGCCGGAGGGCCAGCTCAATCGCCTTGTCGATGAGTTCGAGTGGCGTGACGCAGACCGGGCACCCGGGCCCGTGCACGAGCTCGAGCCCCGGCGGCACCAACTGGTCGAGGCCGAAGCGCAGAATCGCGTGCGTCTGCCCTCCGCAGATCTCCATCAGCCGCCACGGGCGCGCCGCCGCGCGCTGCAACTCGGCGGCGAGGGCGCGAACGCGAGCGGCGTCCCGGTATTCGTCGAGGTGCTTCACGGGCCGCCCTCCTGCTGCGCCTGCTCAAGCTGCTCGAACAGCTCGAGCGTCCGGCGCGCCTCCTCCTCATCGACGGTCTGAAGCGCGAAGCCCGCATGCAC
Encoded here:
- the hypB gene encoding hydrogenase accessory protein HypB, with translation MTTTVPVVERVLSANDAVAAEVRARLDEKGIWCLNLMAGPGAGKTSLIERTVMALKDEIPVGMINGDTSAAAFDAERSQRAGAAAVHINTGGKCHLEAAMVRDALAMLPLDSIRLLLIENVGNLVCPMSWKLGAHANVLISSVTEGDDKPYKYPRMYAGVDVLVLNKIDLLPYVDFDRERFLRGVEALNSGLRSFALSCRTGEGLEAWLEWLKAQARPAR
- the hypA gene encoding hydrogenase nickel incorporation protein HypA, with the protein product MHELAITQAMLDIVLKHSGGARVRRVRVTVGEWTGYVGDSIEWFWQELARGTPAEGAALDFRYEPATLRCRTCAWIFPVNGSGLQCPRCGALGGEPAGGRDCTVDSIEIEGGDSS
- the hypE gene encoding hydrogenase expression/formation protein HypE, which translates into the protein MPDFSLACPAPAPERERVLMAHGGGGRLMRELIEQIFVPQLRPEHETDAATLTLGSRRLAFTTDSFVVSPPFFPGGDIGSLAVHGTVNDLAMMGAEPLALSAAFILEEGLRLDVLRRVAASMAEAARRAGVRIVTGDTKVVERGRADQLYITTAGIGALIHDGELAPWRVAEGDEIVLSGDIGRHGIAVMSAREGLSFDPPILSDSAPVHREALALLRHGVRVHCMRDLTRGGLASAVIEIARAGRVDVELDESRIPVREEVRAACELLGFDPLYVANEGRFAAFVAAGDGQRAAALLPGGAVIGNVSAPGGGTVTLRSAFGTGRVLDLLSGEQLPRIC
- a CDS encoding hydrogenase formation protein HypD, which gives rise to MKHLDEYRDAARVRALAAELQRAAARPWRLMEICGGQTHAILRFGLDQLVPPGLELVHGPGCPVCVTPLELIDKAIELALRPGVVLASFGDMLRVPGSKTDLLSARARGARVAPVYSPLDAVRLAEGRPGEQVVFFAVGFETTVPGVALALRQARQRNVRNFSILSAHVLVPPALRAILGAPDNRIQGVLAAGHVCTVEGYEDYEPIARQYGVPIVVTGFEPADLLLGMLMCVRQLEAGRAEVENQYSRAVRREGNPAARALVREIFEPVDRRWRGIGMIPRSGLKLRPEWADFDAELRFELATGHVEESDVCISGLVLQGAKRPTECPAFACECTPEHPLGAPMVSGEGACAAYYRYGRKHA